One Gadus macrocephalus chromosome 17, ASM3116895v1 genomic window, TGCAGTGGCGGAAACATTTTAGTCGTACCTGTGGATGGCAGCCATTGGATCAACATGGAGGTAATACTCAGAGAACTGCAATCCAGAGGCCACCAACTCACTGTGCTGCGATCCCCCAACAGCTGGTACATCCCCGAAATCTCTTCTTTCTACACCACCATTACCGTCACATCTCCAGAAGACCAAGGCGAAGGATTTGATCCTAGTTTATTCTCTCTTCTCATGCAGAGATCATTTGAACAAAACAAGATGACACCATTCTGGCATTTTATTGAGCAGCTAAAGGATCGAGCTCATACGATTCACATTTTTCACTCCGCAACTCTGCATTTCATCTCCACCATATTGAATGACTCCATTTTTTTAACCAGGTTGAAAAGCACCCGCTTTGATCTGTTGTTAACGGACCCTGCCTTCCCCACAGGGGTAATACTAGCACAATATCTCAAACTGCCAATGATCTATAGTGTTCGTTGGATCAATGCTGGAGAAGCACATGGAGAATTAGCTCCATCCCCTCCTTCCTATATTCCAGCCTACAACTCACTTTTCAGTGACAACATGAATTTTCTTCAGAGGACATTTAACCTTTTACGGTACCTAGTAAGTATCCTGATAGAGGAGGTATTTATAATGCCTGTTTACTCAGAACTGCTGCATCGGCACTTTCCTCCTGGAGCTGACCTGCGCTCCATGCAGCACTCAGCTGACATCTGGTTGATGAGGGTAGACTTTGTGTTCGAGTTCCCAAGGCCTACCATGCCCAATATGGTCTATATAGGAGGTTTCCAGTGCAGGGAAGCCAAGCCCCTCCCTACTGAACTTGAGGCCTTCATGCAGAGCTCTGGAGAGCATGGAGTAGTCGTGATGTCTCTTGGAACTTTGGTTTCCGCTCTCCCAAAGGAAATGACAGAGGTCATCGCTGAAGCTTTTTCCAGGCTCCCTCAGAAGGTGGTGTGGCGGTATTTGGGCCACAGACCATCTAACCTGGCCAACAACACCCTGCTGCTGGAATGGCTCCCTCAAAACGACCTCCTCGGACACCCCAGGACTCGTGTTTTTGTTGCCCATGGAGGCACCAACGGTCTGTATGAAGCCATCTACCATGGAGTGCCAGTTCTCGGCCTTCCCCTCCTATTCGACCAGTTTGATAACCTAATCCGTCTGAAGGGGCGTGGCGCAGCTCGAGTGGTGGACGCATCGTCAGTCAATGTGGAGGACTTTGTGGAGGCCTTGAGGGACATGCTGGAGAATCCCTCTTATCGAGACAACATTCAGAGACTTTCTCGACTGCACCACGACAAGCCCCTTTCCCCTTTAGACACTGCTGTTTTCTGGATTGAGTATGTCATCAGGAACAAAGGAGCGGCTCACCTCCGCTCAGCAGGTTCCAGCCTGCCTTGGTATACCTACCATAGCATAGATGTAGTGATCTTTCTCTTGGCACTCGGCGTTGCTTTCCTCTGGATATTGATCTATGCCTGTAGGCTCTGTCACTGGAGTTACAGAACTAAGAGCAAAGTTGAGTAAAATCGGTTCTTTCGATTTCATATCGATATTTGAAACACCCTAATTTACTTTAAAATAGACAAACTCCATTGATTATATTCAGTATACAGTTGTTTCACACATGAGGAAGGTTTCACTTTGAAGTATTTAAAAGACTGGTCATATTGCAAAAGTTATGTTTTTTGCATGTTGTAACAAATACTTTATAGGACCCATTGCCTAAAATTCCTATTCAACCATTTGAATTATGTATGGCTTTCTCCCCAGTGgttttaccttatttaacattGTCTACTGCATCTCTGTGTTACATAACTTCTTAGGTTTTTGATGATGAAGACAAGAATAATCAATGAGAGATGTTCTTATTTCAGTGTCATGTTCGTGAATGTCAATCAATAAAATGTGGGTCTATccatcattaacttttttctcaaAGAAAACAAATGTTAATGTTTATGTTAACTGAATAGTATCAAATATATAGTTATAGTAGTCATCTGAATATATAGTTCTCGTAGTCATCACATGGATcatattcaaaacaaaaacatggtTCTTTGTTATGCCATAGCCAAAATGAAGATTACGGCCACAGTGATCACACTTCAAGCATAACCTAATCCCAAAGAACTATCCTGATACTTTTACACAGTACCCATATGTTGACATTATTCTGAACATATGTTGATATTTGATATTCTCAACAGTCTCCTATGGTACACACAATCCACCTTCCCCACCACTCACTGCACTGAATTAATGAAAACATTAGATGCTAAATATATTGCAGGTACCTAACCCTATCGACATGAGATGCATCTAATCTCAGCTGCTGATCTCACCGCTCGTCCTCCTTAGTCACCGGTTCTCCATCACACAAAACTAATTTACTAGAATCGAGCGAGCAAAAAGTGAGTAAGAAACCTTGAACAAcaggaagacacagagagagaccaagaggtgggggggggccgtGAGATTCCTGGATAGACGAGGCGTTCTCCCTGAACAGGAACTTGCCTTTTAAAAAACGGGAGAAGTGGTTTTCCTGTGGAGGAAACGATCAGAGAATAGTGGAGGCCCAGCCGAGACACTTTGTTCTCATTGTAGCGACACACTGGTCAGGCAAGCAGCCGAGCAGAAGCTCACACGGTTCTCCTGTGGCGCACTGTGATTCCTTGATCCCAGTCGGAACGCGAGAAGGTGAGTCTCCCAGGTTTGACAATCAAGGTCTGCATCTGACATTTAGCCGACCATGGTTAATCAATTGGaagtaaaaatgtatttaatttagTTTTGTAGTTCGTACTAGTCAATTCATAATTTGCACTTGGAACGGATGGGATCAAAACTTAGGAAATTAAGTTCCAATATTTTATAAGAGCATGACAAGAGCATGGATCTTGAAAGCATGTAGATTTCTATTCGCTTGAAATTGTGATGTTTCTCAACCTAACAATTAAATATTACGGCAACATTTTGCCCTCAACAAAACTACTGTACATTCTCTTACATCAAATGACATGCTTTAGAATCACTGGCTGTTTTTATCTTAGCGAGTTGTTTTTGTTGGTGTTTGGCTAAATCTTCAACCGTCTAACTCCCGTTCTCTCTTTCTATTAGGAACAAGGTGCGATCTGGGTAATTAAGTTATTTCCTTTGACCCTCAATGAAAGCTGTGAACTTTTTTATGAATTAGAGAAAATGGCAGAGGGGGCCATACTATGCAATATGGAAGACTACAGAGATGGAAGCACAAAGAGAAAACGCTAGTACTACAAAGATCAAAATGTAGAAATGCCACAGCATTCCATTCAATCTCATCCTACCCaaatctctctctttatcagaTTATTTGTGAGCAAATTAACCCAATGTGATTGTCATTTGGCAGATATCATTTTCTACATTCTACTGAAAACAAGGATTTTTACCATGTAAGGCGTTGGAGTGATTATGTACTGACAGCGATTATGTTCAATGCAAGTTGCAACCTCCCCCTCAATACAGACACCGTGTGTCTGACCTACATCTACAGTGTGATTTTCACATTTGGCCTGCCTAGCAACCTCCTGTCGCTTTggggactgtaccaactgggcCGCTCAGGCGGGGCTGGCTGTCAGCTCGTCCTCATCCTCAACCTTCTGCTGTCAGACCTTCTCCAGCTTCTCACTCTACCGGTGTGGATCCTCTACCTCCAGGGGGGCCATCGCTGGCCCTACGGCCGGCCAGCCTGCGAGCTGGTGGGCTACGTATTCTACGTCAATGTGTACGCAAGCGTCATGTTCCTGTGCCTGATAGCGCTGGACCGCTGCCTGGCGATTGTTTACCCGCTGTGCAGCCGCGGTGTGCGAACCGTgagggtggcggcggcggccggcgtGGCAGTCTGGACCCTGACCTTCTTGTTCTGCCTGTCCGGGCTGCTGCCCTCGGTGTTTGACCCCGAGAGGCTGCTGTGCTTGGAGCAGTACCCCGTCAGCCCAAGATACGCCAATTTCAAGATAGCCACGACGGCCCTTGGGTTTCTGCTGCCGTGCGCCATACTAGGGTGAGCTCCTCTTCCTGTTTTGTTAATGGGTTCTGTTCTTTGGGATACACTTCTTGTGCTAAACATGTGATTGACGCTAAAACACGCAGGATTGGCTTATATTTATGTTTTCGTCAACCTTGTGATGCCTATCTATATTATAACACTAATTTAAGTGGGTTAAGTTTCACAAGACATACAAACATCAAGATGATGTTTGTTGAGAGCGATCGAAGCTTGAAGTGAGCCGTTAGACGACGCACCAGAGAGCCTCCCATCCGTCTCACAACCACATTTCTTATGCGGTACATATTGGTGCTGTCTCTGCTGTTGTCCCCTCTCAGCTACACCTCGGCCCGCATCGGTCTGACGCTACGGAGgtccccctccgtctcccacCAGGAGCGCAACAAAATCGTTGGCATCCTCGTGGTCATCACCGTCAACTTCATGGCGGTCTTCGGGCCGTACCACCTGGTTGGCGGGTACCGCTTCGTGTCCCTGCTGCTGACCGACGAGCCGTGCCGCCAGGAGCGCTCCCTCTTCCTGGTGTACCGGCTGTGCTACGGCCTGACCAGCCTCAACACGCTGCTGGACCCCCTCTTCTACATCTTCCTGTGCTCGTACGCCCGGCTGGAGCTACGCAGGTCACTGCCCTGCGTCAAGAGACGGCGGGCCCCCCCGCGGCCCAGCCTGCACACAGAGCCAGGCTCTCCAACCCCCGAGAGCGCCTCCTCCAAAGCATTGTGGGAATGAGGCCATGGGAGGTGATAGGTTGGGCAGGATGACATCATCACGTGAGATGATTAAAGTGAGAGATGTTTTAAGGGGAAGGAAGGGGGGAAGGCATACTGAGGAAGATCCACTGGCTTTGTTTTTGCTTTCTTCTCACATGGGATCACCAATAAGGCTTCTGTATCGACAATGCCGTGGCTCCCCCAAGTGGTGAGAATTGTCCTGGATCACAAGGGTAATTCAACATTCTTCCTTCAAGGCCGAATTTAGTAAAACTTTATAACTACTGTATAGTAGTGAATTCATTCACACTTAAGTTGGTTGAATACAGATGAGtctggaaggaagagagagtttGGTGGATATATTACtgggtaaataaataaatatttcaatCGATCAAGGATTTCTTATGCCTTGATTTTGCATCTTTGTATCAATCAAATGTTAATGGAATTGTTCAACAGTATAGTAACTGAACAATAACTGtacaaattataaaataaagataGGCTATGCATATTTCCCCAATTCGATTGCCATGTCATAATTTTAGGCcttgaaataaaaatatatattatttcagCTACAATCTGTGTGGATACTTTTTTGTTCATGCAATTGctggaaaaaaaatgaatgtattTCAAATGCAATTTCTGTCCATTTCGTTGTAACATTATGGATTGGCAGTTCGATTCACACATATAAAATTGCACTATTTAGGTCTAATTCTAAATGTTCTCGAATTCTGGAACTTACTATTGACTAAAAACGTTGCGCTATGCATATTtatcaataatttttttttttatagcctGAGCCTTCTCAACATTGTACACTGCCGATGTAAAATCTCTGTCATGCAGTTTGTTTTTGCTTACAaaagcatgcatgtgtttgttgtggTCAAGGCCTTATTTAGATTACACAGAGCAAAGATCCCTCCGATAGAATGCCAACATGGTTTACAAgttgctttttttttaccttttaaaaaaaatatatattttgatttatAAACATGTCACAGGTCTCCCCACACCGTCAGAGGTCAATCTCAAGGCCATCTCACGCATCGCATTTATAACAgcacaggacaacacacacccactcaactTCCACTTCACCATTATGACCCCTGGAAGCAGATACAGGTCCCTGTTGTGCAGGAGGACTTGCTATGGCAAAAGCCTGGTGCCTGCAACCATAGCAGCCCTCAACAAAAGGCCAAGAACAAAACACTCCAGTTCCAATTTGTCTGTGTTACATATATATTGTCTCCATGTTATTTTTGTTGCGTTTGTTGTCCATTTTTTATTAACTATCGGCGTGTACCTTTACTTGTGATGTGAAAATGAATTTCCCCTTGGGGACAATAAAGTCTAAAGTTGAAATGATGGATGCAAACTAAACAGAAATTCAATCTTTCCACCTTGATGGAAACAGAAACCAAGTTACCATACCTGTAGAACTTCCCGATAAGTGTAACtattactttatatatatatattggaagtGATAGATGttacccaagtgggtgctacatattggtggtggttagtgaggtccccccttcactttaggcgtctttgattgttattaattattattattcttcatgtttaacctctgttttccttttattcctagtctgttttacatagttttgaatgatgactatatgctctgtaaggtgaccttgggtgtcttgaaaggcgcctctaaattaaatgtattattattattattattattattatgattatgttCTGGGGTATTTCAGGAAATATGTGTGAACATTTGCCACCTTATTCCGAATGTAGGCATAttttatgttatattttatgtatGTTATAATTATACCAGGTTACAGGTTTGTTTAATATCATTCCTGGTCTccaggctgtgtgtctgtgtatgcgcgACTAGTCCCAGTGAGCAGGTGACCACGCCTTTAGGTCGCATTTAATTCAGTTGATGGTCAGGACTAGTACGCCTTGCCGGTGAGTGATTATAAACTAGCATGCTAGTAATTCAAATCAAGAATTAATATCACGggaatgtttgtataatttcaGTGGTTAATTctgggttttgtgtttgtgtttccgttGCAGGTTTACAAACTATCTATCTGTATAACTAACTAACCAACAACTAATTAGTTATTGTCAACTTGAGAGGCTAGCGTAGCTTGGTAGTCAGGCTACCTAGCGCGTGGATGCTTATTGTTTATGTGAGTGCAATACAAGTTCATAAAGTTACTCGAGTTGTAGGCCTATCCGCCGTACTCAGGGCCGCTGACAGGTTTGGCTGGGCCCGGGACAAAATTCTCTcaatgggccccccccccccccccccacacactcctctACTTTCTCAGTCCCTACCCTACCCTTAAATGACGGAAATTCAAAAAAATACTCATTACTCAACAAACaatttatttgaacattttaacattaactttgtgtGCAACTATTTAGGTGCGAAATGCCATGCGCCAGACTTTTGTGGTGGCAAAGTCATCAATGAGGTCATTGAAGTCCAGCTTCTTTGCAAGCTTGTGCTCTATGGAAAGCATTGCCAGCCCGTTGAGCCTCTCCTGTGACATCTTCGAGCGCAAGTAGTTTT contains:
- the si:dkey-165a24.9 gene encoding probable G-protein coupled receptor 132 gives rise to the protein MFNASCNLPLNTDTVCLTYIYSVIFTFGLPSNLLSLWGLYQLGRSGGAGCQLVLILNLLLSDLLQLLTLPVWILYLQGGHRWPYGRPACELVGYVFYVNVYASVMFLCLIALDRCLAIVYPLCSRGVRTVRVAAAAGVAVWTLTFLFCLSGLLPSVFDPERLLCLEQYPVSPRYANFKIATTALGFLLPCAILGYTSARIGLTLRRSPSVSHQERNKIVGILVVITVNFMAVFGPYHLVGGYRFVSLLLTDEPCRQERSLFLVYRLCYGLTSLNTLLDPLFYIFLCSYARLELRRSLPCVKRRRAPPRPSLHTEPGSPTPESASSKALWE